From a region of the Phycisphaerales bacterium genome:
- the thiE gene encoding thiamine phosphate synthase, with product MSRSPARILDANANRAREALRIMEDYARFIADDRDLAAQLKSIRHELRLALDRLPPGWLEANRDSPGDVGRTIKTESEGRRESVAAIVIAAGKRLSEALRSLEEYLKAIDATAAASIEAQRYRAYEAEQRLQLRLGTATCPQWRLCVLITESLCTLPWIEVLEAAIGGGADCIQLREKNLEDGKLLGRATVVVDRCRAAGIASIINDRADVALLVGATGVHLGQTDLPVGHVRRLAGRQLIVGVSTSNLAQAEAAAKAGADYCGVGPMFHTTTKDKPHLAGPEYLRQYIERVPLPHLAIGGITSANVRQLAAVGGRGVAVSSCVCASDDPCEAVRQLREALGP from the coding sequence GTGAGTCGCTCACCCGCCCGCATCCTCGATGCCAACGCGAACCGCGCCCGCGAGGCGCTGCGCATCATGGAGGATTACGCGCGGTTCATCGCCGACGACCGCGATCTGGCGGCGCAACTCAAGTCCATCCGCCATGAGCTGCGCTTGGCTCTGGATCGCCTGCCGCCGGGCTGGCTGGAGGCGAACCGCGATTCGCCCGGCGACGTCGGCCGCACGATCAAGACAGAAAGCGAGGGCCGGCGCGAGAGCGTCGCGGCGATCGTGATCGCGGCGGGCAAGCGACTGAGCGAGGCGCTGCGCAGTCTTGAGGAGTACCTCAAGGCGATCGACGCCACGGCGGCCGCTTCGATCGAAGCACAGCGCTACCGCGCCTACGAAGCGGAGCAGCGGCTGCAGCTTCGCCTCGGCACGGCGACCTGCCCGCAGTGGCGGTTGTGCGTGCTGATCACCGAGTCGCTGTGCACGCTGCCATGGATCGAGGTGCTCGAAGCGGCGATCGGCGGCGGAGCAGACTGCATCCAGTTGCGCGAGAAGAACCTAGAGGACGGCAAGTTGCTCGGTCGCGCCACCGTCGTCGTCGATCGTTGCCGCGCCGCGGGCATTGCAAGCATCATCAACGATCGCGCCGACGTGGCGCTGCTCGTCGGCGCCACGGGCGTGCACCTCGGGCAGACCGATCTACCGGTGGGACACGTGCGGCGGCTGGCGGGGCGGCAACTCATCGTCGGCGTTTCGACGAGCAACCTGGCGCAGGCGGAAGCGGCGGCGAAGGCGGGCGCCGATTACTGCGGCGTGGGCCCCATGTTCCATACGACGACCAAGGACAAACCGCACCTGGCCGGCCCCGAATACCTCCGCCAGTACATCGAGCGCGTTCCGCTGCCGCACCTGGCCATCGGCGGCATCACCAGCGCCAACGTGCGCCAACTCGCCGCAGTTGGGGGGCGAGGCGTGGCGGTGAGTTCGTGCGTGTGCGCCAGCGACGACCCGTGCGAGGCTGTGCGACAGTTGCGCGAGGCGCTCGGACCGTGA
- a CDS encoding MBL fold metallo-hydrolase: MNSTQGAPVDYRIISIGTLAAHPLWGERGEVRTPHATTTLLRGGDRSIIVDPSLPGEILEARLRERSGLSAAQITHVFLTSFRPDLRRGLRLFDHATWWIAAAEREAVGQALVAQFEQNRDEGEPDMAEIVRDEIALLRRFEPAPDHLADRVDLFPLPGRTPGSAGLLLALPRYTLLICGDAIATIEHLEKGQVLADCFNLEQARESFAEAVEIADLLIPGRDNLVVNPTRRPF; encoded by the coding sequence ATGAACTCCACGCAAGGAGCACCAGTGGATTACCGCATCATCAGCATCGGAACTCTGGCCGCGCACCCGCTCTGGGGCGAGCGCGGCGAAGTGCGCACGCCACACGCGACGACGACGCTGCTGCGCGGCGGCGATCGGTCGATCATTGTCGATCCATCGCTGCCGGGCGAAATTCTCGAGGCCCGCCTGCGCGAGCGATCCGGGCTGAGCGCCGCGCAGATCACCCATGTCTTTCTCACTTCGTTTCGACCGGATCTCCGACGCGGCCTGCGCCTCTTCGATCACGCGACGTGGTGGATCGCCGCCGCCGAGCGCGAGGCGGTGGGGCAGGCGCTCGTGGCGCAGTTCGAGCAAAACCGCGATGAGGGTGAACCGGACATGGCGGAGATTGTGCGCGATGAGATCGCGCTGCTGCGCCGCTTCGAACCGGCTCCGGATCACCTCGCGGATCGGGTCGATCTCTTCCCGCTGCCCGGGCGCACGCCTGGCAGCGCCGGGCTGCTGCTGGCGCTGCCGCGCTACACGCTGCTGATCTGCGGCGACGCGATCGCGACCATCGAGCACCTCGAGAAGGGGCAGGTGCTGGCCGACTGCTTCAACCTTGAGCAGGCGCGAGAGTCGTTTGCGGAAGCGGTGGAGATCGCGGACCTGCTCATTCCCGGCCGCGACAACCTCGTGGTGAACCCGACGCGCCGGCCGTTCTAG
- a CDS encoding deoxyribodipyrimidine photo-lyase: MTTIVWFRQDLRLDDQPALRAAVDRGEPIVPVYIWSPADERDWPMGAASRWWLHHSLVSLDGQLKRCGSRLIVRIGPAREELPKLIAQSGATAIYWSRRYEPAAVKAEREVEKLLSGRGVKWESFNSSLLHDPELVRTKTGGPYQVFTPFWRALQGGPEIGQPIASPRHLAAPRKWPASVKLEQLKLLPTPDWASGFASKWTPGEAGAKAQIKRFLEEIAAYDGERDRPDRDGTSRLSPHLHFGEVSPRRVWAEVIGHEAKSRRSGPSKGAMSYLRELAWREFAHHLLHHFPQTPERPLREQYGRFPWRRSRKDLSAWQRGMTGYPYVDAGMRQLWFIGWMHNRVRMMAASLLVKQLLLDWRHGARWFWDTLVDADLANNTLGWQWCAGCGADAAPYFRIFNPMTQGEKFDPQGRYVREWVPELSGLPDEFIHRPWDAPAHVLRAAGITLGRTYPFPIVTHEDGRRRALEALSAVKESA, from the coding sequence ATGACCACAATCGTCTGGTTTCGCCAGGATCTGCGGCTCGATGATCAGCCCGCATTGCGTGCCGCTGTCGATCGCGGCGAGCCGATTGTTCCGGTGTACATCTGGTCGCCTGCCGACGAGAGAGATTGGCCCATGGGCGCGGCGAGCCGGTGGTGGCTGCACCACTCGCTTGTCTCTCTGGATGGCCAACTGAAACGGTGCGGCTCACGACTCATCGTTCGAATCGGGCCCGCCCGCGAAGAGCTGCCAAAGCTGATCGCGCAATCCGGCGCTACTGCAATCTACTGGTCGCGCCGCTACGAACCGGCAGCGGTCAAGGCCGAGCGAGAAGTCGAGAAGCTGCTGAGCGGTCGCGGTGTAAAGTGGGAGTCATTCAACTCGTCGCTGTTGCACGACCCCGAGCTGGTCAGGACGAAGACGGGCGGGCCGTACCAGGTCTTTACGCCGTTCTGGAGAGCGCTGCAGGGTGGACCGGAGATCGGCCAACCGATCGCATCGCCCCGACACCTTGCGGCGCCGAGGAAGTGGCCCGCGTCGGTAAAGCTCGAACAACTCAAACTGTTGCCGACGCCTGACTGGGCTTCAGGCTTCGCTTCGAAGTGGACGCCGGGCGAGGCGGGCGCGAAGGCGCAGATCAAGCGGTTCCTGGAAGAGATCGCGGCGTACGACGGCGAGCGAGATCGCCCCGACCGTGACGGCACATCACGACTGAGCCCGCACCTGCACTTTGGTGAAGTATCGCCTCGGCGCGTGTGGGCGGAGGTGATCGGACACGAAGCCAAGAGCCGCCGGAGTGGGCCGTCGAAGGGCGCGATGTCGTATCTGCGAGAACTTGCCTGGCGTGAGTTTGCTCATCACCTGCTGCATCACTTTCCTCAAACACCCGAACGGCCCCTGCGCGAGCAATATGGCCGCTTTCCTTGGCGTCGGAGCAGGAAGGACTTGAGCGCGTGGCAGCGCGGCATGACCGGCTACCCGTACGTCGACGCCGGGATGCGCCAGCTCTGGTTCATCGGCTGGATGCACAACCGGGTGCGCATGATGGCGGCTTCGCTGCTGGTCAAACAGCTGCTGCTCGATTGGCGGCACGGGGCCAGGTGGTTCTGGGATACGCTCGTGGATGCGGACCTGGCCAACAACACGCTAGGGTGGCAGTGGTGCGCCGGGTGCGGCGCTGACGCGGCTCCGTACTTTCGCATTTTCAACCCGATGACGCAGGGGGAAAAGTTCGACCCACAGGGAAGGTACGTTCGGGAATGGGTGCCGGAGTTGAGCGGCCTGCCCGACGAATTCATCCATCGACCCTGGGATGCACCAGCGCACGTGCTTCGAGCGGCAGGCATCACGCTCGGCCGCACCTATCCTTTCCCGATCGTCACTCATGAAGACGGACGCCGGCGGGCGCTCGAGGCACTGAGCGCGGTCAAGGAGAGCGCATGA
- the aroA gene encoding 3-phosphoshikimate 1-carboxyvinyltransferase produces the protein MASPPAHGDARAIAPLSAPFRFSITPPGSKSLTNRCLLLAALAEGRSTLHRPLRADDTEVMVAALGQLGIDIEIEEGDEPQSWKALHVTGAGGALRGGAALDLHNAGTAVRFLTAASALADAPVVIDGNARMRRRPVGELLELLRSLGAKIDCLEGDAALPLRVHPAALQGGSVAVGPTLSSQFISALLMIGPHMREGLSIRAASLTSPGYIAMTLGCMDRFGATIDATAPLDRIDVAAGAYEGVDVNIEPDASSATYFLAAAALSPGSVCTIEGLGKGSLQPDVRFADALHEMGASLTFGRDFLTISGAKEPLRGIDFDCILMPDAAMTLAVVAAFAQGESVLRGLSTLRHKETDRLAALQAELAKLGAAVEIEDDELLVIEPAADARQRRDEIVIETYDDHRMAMAFSIAGLVRPGVCIADPGCVAKTYPGYWADFDRMRDSIAS, from the coding sequence ATGGCTTCGCCTCCGGCACATGGTGATGCGAGAGCGATCGCGCCGCTCTCGGCGCCGTTTCGGTTCTCCATCACGCCGCCCGGCTCCAAGAGCCTGACGAACCGCTGTCTGCTGCTCGCGGCGCTGGCCGAGGGCCGATCGACGCTGCACCGGCCGCTGCGGGCCGATGATACTGAGGTCATGGTCGCGGCGCTGGGGCAACTCGGAATTGACATCGAGATCGAAGAGGGCGATGAGCCGCAGTCGTGGAAGGCGCTGCACGTGACCGGCGCCGGCGGCGCCTTGCGCGGCGGTGCCGCGCTCGATCTGCACAACGCCGGTACGGCCGTTCGGTTTCTTACCGCTGCGAGCGCGCTGGCGGATGCGCCGGTCGTGATCGACGGCAACGCCCGGATGCGCCGGCGGCCCGTCGGTGAATTGCTCGAACTCCTGCGGTCACTGGGTGCGAAGATCGACTGCCTTGAAGGCGATGCGGCGCTGCCGCTGCGCGTTCATCCGGCGGCGCTGCAGGGCGGGTCAGTCGCGGTCGGACCGACGCTGTCGAGCCAGTTCATTTCCGCCCTGCTCATGATCGGACCGCACATGCGCGAAGGGCTGTCGATCCGGGCTGCGTCGCTCACGTCGCCCGGCTACATCGCCATGACGCTGGGGTGCATGGACCGATTCGGCGCGACGATTGACGCGACGGCTCCGCTCGATCGCATCGACGTCGCCGCCGGTGCGTATGAAGGCGTGGACGTGAACATCGAGCCGGATGCGTCGAGCGCGACGTACTTCCTCGCAGCGGCGGCGCTGAGCCCCGGCTCGGTGTGCACGATCGAAGGCCTGGGCAAGGGATCGCTGCAGCCGGATGTGCGCTTCGCCGATGCGCTGCACGAGATGGGGGCGAGTCTCACGTTCGGCCGCGACTTTCTCACGATCTCCGGGGCCAAGGAACCGCTGCGCGGCATCGATTTCGACTGCATCCTCATGCCCGACGCCGCGATGACACTCGCCGTCGTTGCCGCGTTCGCCCAAGGTGAGTCGGTGCTGCGGGGCCTGTCCACGCTGCGGCACAAGGAGACGGACCGCCTCGCCGCCCTGCAGGCGGAACTGGCCAAACTCGGCGCCGCCGTGGAGATCGAAGATGATGAACTGCTCGTGATCGAACCCGCCGCCGACGCCCGGCAGCGGCGCGACGAGATCGTGATCGAGACGTACGACGATCACCGCATGGCCATGGCGTTCTCAATCGCCGGACTGGTGCGGCCGGGCGTGTGCATCGCCGATCCCGGCTGCGTCGCCAAGACCTATCCGGGCTACTGGGCCGACTTCGATCGGATGCGGGACTCGATCGCGTCATGA
- a CDS encoding co-chaperone GroES, with protein sequence MEIVEPIGARVLIRKDEDRKQTKSGIHLPDKIEIPTLTGRIVAVSAQVEHDEDYPIRQYDRVLFNPKDAIPVDFEGDNRLFVVPVENVVAVFRKE encoded by the coding sequence ATCGAGATCGTCGAGCCCATCGGCGCGCGCGTGCTCATTCGCAAGGATGAGGACCGCAAGCAGACCAAGTCGGGTATTCACCTGCCCGACAAGATCGAGATCCCGACGCTGACCGGCCGCATCGTCGCGGTCAGCGCGCAGGTCGAGCATGACGAGGATTACCCGATCCGCCAGTACGACCGCGTGCTCTTCAACCCGAAGGATGCGATCCCGGTGGACTTCGAAGGCGACAACCGCCTCTTCGTCGTGCCGGTCGAGAATGTCGTCGCCGTATTTCGCAAGGAATGA